The genome window GTTCAGGAACGCAAACCAGAGAATtcttgaaagggttttttttttcccccccccccttccgggCAGGTCTCCTCCTTTTGCGCAGAGGCTCTGGTGGTCTGCAGCGCCCTCCTCCACCCCCGGGTGCCCTCTCTGCAGCTGCCGCTGGCCGGTCCCCAGGCTCCCCCGCCGGGCTCCTCCGAGAGCTCTCCGGCGGGGGCGGCGACGGCCTCCCCCTTCCGCCCGGCGCCCCCGCTGCCCTTCCCGGCTGTGCggctccctccccctgcctctcCCTCGGCGGCCCCCTCGATGGCCGCCTCGGCCACCTCCCTGGGCCTGCCTCTGCCGGGGCTGGCCTCTGCCCAGCTGCCCCCACGGCTGAACCCGGAGGAGCCCACCCTGCCTCCTTCGCCGGGCACGGCCGAGGCGGTGGCGCTGGCGGCGGGGGCCAAGCTGCGCCGCTCCGTCTTCATCCACTAcgacaaggaggaggaagaggacgtgGAGATCTCCCTGGAGAGCGACTCGGACGACAGCGTGGTCATTGTGCCCAAGGGGCTGCTGGGCAAGGGCGGCGCCTTGGGCACCAGCGGCCCTGTGGCGACGACAGCCGCCCCCGCTGCCCCTCccgcccccctcccgccccctcccgCCCTCTCTGCTGcgccctcctctcctcctcctcctcctccaccaccaccgcccccGTCAGAGGAGGCGCCCCCGGAGGCAGTGGTCCCTCTCCCTCTGGGACCCCCGCCCCTGGCCCCTCCCCCGGCAGCCGTGGCGTTGCCCTCTTCCCCGGCTCCAGAGGCCAGCGATGCTGCGCTCCCGGCCTTGATGGAGGAAGACCCCACCGTCATCAACATCAACagcagcgaggaggaggaggaggaggaagacgaggaggacgaggaggaggaggacttccCAGAGGATGAGGAGTACTTTGATGAGGAGGAGGTAAGTGGGTGGGTGCCTCGGCGCCCTGCAGGCGGGGCCCCGTGGGCTCTTTGCACCCTCCACTCCAGCAGCCACGAGGAGGACGGCTGCTGTCCATTGCTTCGACCCGGCTGGGCGCTCTCTCTGGCTCCCATCAAAGATAGCCTATGGCTCTCTCTGGCTCCCCGGCTCACTTGTATGTTGCTCAGACAGACTTTtggtggagggaggggagaagaggccacaggctggctctgtgtgtgtatgtgtgtgtgtgtgtgtgagaaagagagagactgggtGGGGACTGGTCTGTTTTGTTCCCAGAGAGGGTGGGCAGGTGAGAAGCTTGCCGGTCCTCTTGTCCTTTGCTGATCAGGAGGAAGAGTTTGACGAAGAGGAGGGAGAGTTTGAGGAGGAGCTGGACGAGGAGGAAATGGAGGAGCTggacgaggaagaggaggatgacttcgatgaggaggaggagggcatcacggaggaggaggaggaggaggaggaagaggaggaggagggcctgaCCGAGGAAGAGGAGGGCCTGCCACCCACACTGCCCCACCGGAATGAGGAGGAACCCCCTGAGCTGCTTCCGGTGAAAGAGGAGCCCCccaagctgctggaggaggaagagcttgacgaggaggaggaggaagaagaggagggggctgGGCTGCACATGGAGGTGGAAGAGGAAGCCTTCCACCCGgtccaggaagaggaggaagaggtggaggaagaggagaactgCGTGGAAGGGGGCCGGACTGCAGTGGAAGTGGTGCTGCTGAAGGCCGAAGGGCCCCCCTTGCCGCCTGTGGTTCAAGAGCTGCAGCTCCCCAGTGctctctccctcctgccccctcccaggCAGGaggccccctccccaccccctgctcccctagaggaagaggagaggctcCCAATGGAGCAGCTGGGCCCTGCGGACACAGAAGCCTCAACGAAGacagccaccgccaccaccaccgcagcagccgcagcagcagatCCTCAGGagcggagggaggaggaggaggaggaggaggagaccggCGAGATTCTGGTGTGTGCCGGAGGCAGCAGAGACACCGGCGTGGAGGCTGGCCTTGTGCGCGGGGAGTCTGAGAAGCAGCCCCCGCCGCCCCTGGCAGATGAAGTGGTggaggtgaaggaggaggaggaggaggaggaggtgagcaCGAGGGGGTCCggagagtcgggggggggggctccaccgTGTGCTGGGCTGCGTTGCCCAGACCAGGCTGGCTGCAGCCGAAGGGCCGTTGTGTCTcctggccagagagagagagagagagaccgacgAGTTCCGTGCCTGTTGGATTCTTGGTCTACTAAGGTTTCCCGGGCAGGTGGCCGGGCGGCTCTGCTCCAGCAAAGCCCACAAAGAGTCTCCTGGccgttgaagggggggggggagagcaaggcTTTGGTGCACTTCAGACGCCAGCCCTCGTGGCCGCCTCCCAAGGGCCATGGGCTGGTTTTTGTACAGTGCATCAACACGGCTACCTGCCCAGAAGCGTACTAGCCCAAGGGGGCCCTGGGGGTCCTGAGCCTTTGCTGCAGGTCCCTCCTAGCCGTGGGTGATTTGCTTTCTTACTTCTTTGTTCGGCTTCTGGAGCTCCCTTCTGGcgacaaggccactctgggcagtttacactcaATTGTGGGCGACCACTCCCAAGGTccagctgttcccccccccacgccccccccccccacgctcagCGGTGGaggtttccttctcctcctgtttAGGAGGGACTGCCCTTCCAGCACATGGCCGGCCAAGCTGCTCTTGGGAAGAAATCGCTTTGGGCAGTGTTTCTCTTGTCTTCGCagggtttatattttatttttttgagggaGGGGTGGCTTTTCCAGCCAAGGAGTAGCCAAGAGACCCCCATGGCGAGCCCGTTCTCCTGTTCTAGCCAAAATGGCCCAGCGCCTTCCTTGGTCTGAGTCACATTTAGGGAGGCTTTGCCCAAGCGTTGTTAGTGCCCCTTTGAAGGGGGGAGGGCACTGGTTTGCTCAAATGCAATTCCCTGAGAAGAATAAAGCACCTCTAGGGCTGGGGATGGGTGGGCAGGGGGGGCTAAGGGGGCTGCtccttggggaggggaggggggacggTTGGAGCACCAGAAACGACAGGCCACGATGACCGCCTTTCCTCTTCAACAGTCATTGGCTGTGGACGAGACAGAGGCCATGTTGGCTGACTTTGTGGACTGCCCGCCGGACGACGAGAAGGCCCCGCCCGGCCCCTCTTCCTGAGGGAGCCTCCCTCCAGAGGTGGCTTGTGAAACAGAGGAGACTGTTGTGGAGCTGGGATCCGGGGGGAGGTGCGACGAAGACGAGGGCTTGGGACTTGATCCCAGGCCAGGCCCGGGCAGCCCCTCTCCCTGCTTCCAAAGCATCGCTGCCCTTCCTGGACTGGACTTCAGAGGCTCTTTGCCCATTTATTGTGGgtgggatttttgtttgtttttttactcttATGAAAAGGAtcaataaatgttgttgttttgattgtgTTGAGTTTGGTTGGAGCAGCTAAGGGGGAGAAATAATAAGAGGAAGCCTCTTTGACtaacctcttctcccccccccccagccttttccATGCAGGTCACCTTTCTcaggtgggtggtggtgggggcagctgagatggggaggggaaaggggaacGTCTGCCTGGCCATTGGCTTTCAAGGTGCTGCCTGAAGGCAAAGGAATTGTGTGCGACTGAGGCTGgggtcatctccccccccccccccaagcagatACTTCTGCCTCCTGATCTTTTTTTTGGCAGGGTGTTCTGAAGTTGTCATCCAAGAAGGGACATTTCCCAGCGCAGAGAGAAGTGCCCCGGGAGGTTGGGgctgtgtggatttgaaccccTCACTCAGCTCAGGGTCGGGGGAGGGTGGTGGCAAAGGAAGCAAGCAGtaatgaattccccccccccttgggactTGTGCCACTGCCACTTCTCCCCTCTCCACTGGGATGAAgggcttctccttctctctcaagGCGAACACCAAACATCCCTAAAGAAATTCCACCAGGACGTCAGTCACGTCCCCCTGAAGAAGACCAGGCTCCCCCTGGAACAGTCTACACAAGAGGTGCATTTTCTAGGTACCAGTGGAAAACTGTGCAAAATGGACATCTTAGTGCCACGCTGTACCAAAAACCCATTGATTGATCCACCTACTTGTAAGCCaccatgggaccagtggccatgatcttagttttttttatgttgagcttcagaccgtttttggcgctctcctctttcaccctcattatgaggttccttaattcctcctcactttctgccagcagagtggtatcatctgcatatcggaggttgttgatatttcttccggcaatcttagttccgttttgggattcctgcagtccagccttccgcatgatgtattctgcatataaattaaataagcagggagacaatataccgccttgtcgtactcctttcccaattttgaaccaatcagttgttccatatccagttctaactgttgcttcctgtcccacgtataggtttctcaggagatagatacggtggtcaggcactcccatttctttaagaacttgccatagtttgctgtggtcgacacaaaggcttttgtgtcatcaatgaagcagaagtagatgtttttctggaactctctggctttctccataatccagcgcatgttagcaatttggtctctacttcctctgcaccttcaaaatccagcttgtacttctgggagttctcagtccacatactgctgaagcctaccttggaggattttgagcataaccttgctagtgtgtgaaatgataCCTGGAAGTAACCTACTGCAAAAAGAGACCCAGAAGAGAAAAATGACAGGACCCAGCTACGTAGTTGTCACTTTCAGTCCACAACCAAGATCACCCGGCACGCTCCTTAAGCGATCTTCACTCGCCCAAGCCCTAATATTACTTGCCTACAGACAACCCTCTCCGACCTCCAGCCCCTACGAACGCACAACACTAGCacaagcactggggggggggactcgacCCTACTCCTATAGATTCCGACTTTGCCCCCACCTCTTGAGAGTTGCACAGCCAGGAAGCGGAGGCCACCTGTCCCGCCTTTTGCCAACCCTGCCCCTCTGCACTCTCCCACCCGAATCCGGggaaaggccggggggggggcagagccgcTGCCAGACCCGTCTCCGGGGGAGGACCCTGCCCGCCCCCTCCCTCGGGAGGGGGGACACCTTGCGCTCTGGCACAGTCGAGGTCGCCCTGCGCTTCCCCCCCTCGGCTCctgcccttggggggggggctctgctgcTGCCTTTCCTCGCCGTTGGCCTtcacagcccccaccccacccccccgacCCCTCTCCCTCCTCTGCCCCCCTTTCGGCTCTTGCCTTGTTTCCTGTCTCTTGTGGGAATGTTTGCAACACCAGCCTTCAAAGGGACAAGGGTGccggccttttttttttaaagttttatttttctttggggtTTGCCTGATGTCACCCTAGGAAAACCtctgagtggggtgggggggcgcctcttcctccttctcctcttcctcccccaggCTTCCCAATCGctcccgcgcccccccccccccgcctgctctGAGCGAATGGGTCGCTCCTAGAAGGTTCCCGCCCATGCGCACTTCTGCGGAGCTTCGGCCCGCCTCCCGGCCTGTCCCACCGTGCCAGTCAGGGGAGGGCCTCCCCCTCCGCTCGCGTGATTGGTCGCGCCCGTCCTATGACCTTCCCGGGCCGGGAGAGAAGGCGGGCTCAGTCTGCTGCGTCGACTCGGCCGGGCAGCAGCGTTTCGAGAGGGAAGGTctttcgccgccgccgccgccgccgccgcttctgcCTCCCCTCCAGGCCTCCTGCCGGCCATGGTTTCCTTGCTCTGCTGCGGGCCGAAGATGGCCGCGTGCGGGATCGTGCTTAGCGTCTGGGGCGTCATCATGCTGGTGCGGGGACGGGGACGGGGACGGGGACGGGGACGGGTGGAGGAGGCGGCCCGGGGGCTCCGGCGAGGCAGGGTTGGCGGCGGCAGGGAGCCGGGGGCTGGCGGAGGGGGGTTCTGTGGGTCTGtggacggacggagggagggacggacggacgtgcttctggggggtgggagggcggggagggggcggTGAGAGGAAGCgaagctgctgctgcctccgggGAAAGTCTTCCCTCCGCCCGCTCGCCTCCCGTTCCTACTTCCCCAAAAGAGGTTGGAAGCGATGACGGGGCGCCCGGGCTCGGCTCTTGCCCGCCCCACCCTCTGGCCTCATCCTGCCCTTCTCGGCCAGCCGGGGCGCCGTTGGCCGTGCGGGACCCGTCGCTCCTGAACGGCAGGCCCGAAGGTCCAAGAGggttcttcccctcccctctcctgttTTCCGCTGAGTCCGTCGCGGCTTCTTGCAGACCCCTCTGCCCTCTCccaactctctgtctctctctctctctctctgtctgtttgtgtgtctgtctgtctgtctgtctgtctggatgCTTTCAGGTCCTGCTGGGGATCTTCTTCAACGTCCACTCGGCCGTCCTGATCGAAGATGTCCCCACCAAGGAGGAGGACTTCAAGTGAGTTCGTGGTGCATCTCTGGGTCTGGGACCCCTGGGGCAGCGTAGGGGGAGGTGTTTGAATAGTGCTGCTGGAGAGCCAGGGGGTTCCCCCCTGCCCCTCTTCTCCCTGGGGCCGGCACCACGTTCCCATGGGGATCCTGGCCCCTGCTGAGGTCACCCATGGCCATTACAGCACCAGGGAATGTCATGGGTCTCAGATTTGCACAGGGATGGGAGGAGGCAGTTTAGCCGTGTGGGCTTGCAGGGGTGGAGGTGGCCGGCCTGCCTTTGAGGGTGAGactagaactctctctctctctctgttttgtgaCAGAGGTGGCCCAAGCCGGATCTACGGTCTCTACGAACAAGTCAGCTACAACTGCTTCATTGCGGCCGGCCTCTATGTTCTCCTGGGGGGCTTCTCCTTCTGCCAAGTGCGCCTCAACAAACGGAAGGAGTACATGGTCCGCTAAGGACCTGCCCCCTCTGACTCCTCCTCATTTTTGGAGGGGCTGATGACTGTGGCTTCTCTTGCAGGACCCTCCTCCccatcttgtatttttttttttaacagccctGGCCTCCATTCTGGGCTACAGAATGTTTCTTTTCCACCATGACACCCTCGGGCTTCTAAACTTGATTTTGGCTCAGATGGACTAGTCAGGGTTGGTGGTTGGGGAAAAGTTAATTCTGTTTATGTCATGGGCATTTGGGCTGTAGAGGGGAGGGGGTTCCTTGCTATACTTGGATTACACAACAGCCCCACTTTCCCCATCACAAAGGCCCAGGGAGCAGCATCCCGTGTCCAGGGTATGTTGCTGCTTTGGTTGGCAAGACCTGGATTTCAGTGTTGTGTAAATAGTGCGGACACTCCTCGTTCTGTTCCTGCTGTCcccatctcccacccccacctgaGAACAGTGAATAAACACCCACCCACTCTTACCAGTCTCCAGCAGACAGTAACAGGATCTCCTGCCTGCTGTGTCAGGTGCTTTGCTTCACACAGTGCTATAGCTGGTCTGCTCCAGTCCCTATCCCTGTCATGTTCTGGTTCTGTTTTTGATGTCCATCGTCATTGTTTGTTGTGTAAACGTGTAATTCTTACTGGCTGGTAAGGACTGggactgtgtgtgcatgtgcagtggggggggggagcatccctGTGAATAGGACCAAAATATGACTTGTAAAAAAACCCCGCCTGTTGCTGTTTCTGGTGTTTGGAGGTGCAGCTCAGAGGTCTGTGTTCCTTTTGTGGTGGAGGTGACCGCCACTCCTGCCCCAGGAAGTCAAAGCTGCTCTGAAGACTGCTGCTCAGGGGAGTGGGTTGAAGAGCCCTCTGTTTGCAACCAAGACCCTAGTAGTAACGGACTTGGCCCACTTTCATCTCaggtggaaggagaaggaggtgCAACTCTGGCTGTACATTGGTGGGATCTGTAGCAGCAGCAGTTTCCCTGCACAAAGGGGTGGATATTTTGAAAGTAGTCTGCTATTTCTCTAGACATACGTGCAATAAATAGCATTTGAATCTCCTTGTGCCTCTTTGtgtctttcttttccatttcccttttttcctggtGGTCACAGGAGGAGGCTTGCCTGGCCAGTTACTTCTGTATTTCCTTGTTGTCCATGTCTTTCTTTGTCTACTTTCTTCTGCGTGTTTAACCAGATGTTCTATTCAGCCCAGCGGGGACCGTtcccaattgcactctagccttggGCAAAAAAGTGTACCTGCCACTGTGAGGAGGCCTTAGTAATTTGCTGCTGGGGTGGCCTAAGGGCTGCCCTGAGATCATGACCCCCTCAGGAGAGCTGGCCAAGCGCTTTGGTGAGATGGACAGGGGACCTTTCCTCTTTAAGGCTTTGCATCtcctggaaaagaggaagtcGCTGGATGAACCTCCTAACTGTCCAAGgagttgtttaatcgttaagtcatgtccgactctttgtgacccctttatggaccagagagcacgccaggccccctgTCCTCCAcggcttcctggagttgggtcaaattcatgctggtcgcttcagtgaccctgtccagccacctcatcctccgtcatcccgttctcctcttgccctcgcactttcccaacatcagggtcttttccagggagtctcctcttcttatgagatggccaaagtattggagcctcagcttcaggatctgtccttccagggagcactcggggttgatttccaaGGAGTTGAAGGTCCTCCAAAAGCCAGAAGGGCTTGGGTCCAGATAGCCCTTCTATCTCTTCGGTCTGGGCGGGGCATTTTGACCTCTATGGCAGCAGAGGCGCCTTAGAACCCTTCCCCTTCGAAACCGCTTCCTCCTTTCCCAGGCGGCCCGCTGGTTTCCTCCCATTggacaggaggaggaggcttcTCGCGTGACGCATTACGGACGGACGTCGGAACAAGAGACTTCGCCATAGAGTGTTGCAGGGCGGAGCGCCCACCTTTGTAGCCTGCGGCTCCcataaaggagagaaagagggagggttCTAAAGGAGGCGGGCGGAAGGGGCGCCGGCGGTCGCCATGGAGACTCGCGGCCCGGCGGGGGCTTGACCATAGAGTGTCTAGGAGGTGGGGGAGAAGAGCGGCCCGGGCCTTTCCCCAGCCCCGGCACGGCGGCGGCGGGGGCTACGGCGGCCGCGATGACTTCGGCCTCTACCAAGGTACCCGTAGGGGGAGAGAGGCCGCTGCCTGGCGGAGGTTCTGGCAGGGAGAGGCAGGgcgcctctgagcatgcacagagtgccgTGCACGGGCGAGGGGGGCTGCTGGAGTCAaagccgcccccacccccacccccgggcgGCCCCATGGAAGGGCGGCGGCTTTTTGGACTCTAGGTAGCcggctggctggggatgatgggaagtgTAGTCGAAAGAGCTTCCCCACGGTTCCCCTTCTTGGCTTGGGGgcggctcggggggggggaaagaggggaggggttGGGCCAACAATTGGGTGTTAgcggaggggggaggagggagaaaggccCCCACTTTCCTCTTCCACCCTCCCGGGGGCTTGGAAAGCGCCCCCTCCCATCCCCTCCGGGCCAGGCATGGCGGAGATCAGCCTCCGGAGGGCAGAGcgctctgcacaggctcagagacGTTGCACCGCCTCAGGGGAGAAGCCTCTCTGCGGGATGTGCGCTTTGGGACCCCTTCTGGGGAGggggtgcctcccccccccttcgtgGCTGCCTATTACACTTTGGGAAGGGGCTTTGCTGGCGCCGCTTCCCTACAGCTTGGAAGAGTCACCGTGGGCAGACCTGGGCTTCTGGGACCCCCCGTCATTTCCCCGCCGGCCCCCCCCACCGTCACCGCAGGAAGTCATCCTTCCACGATGCTTTCATTCACCCCCACCgccttctcctttttcctgcccccccctttcAGGTGGGGGAGATCTTCTCCGCTGCAGGAGCCGCTTTCACCAAGCTGGGCGAACTGACGATGCAGCTGCACCCGGTGGCCGACTCCTCTCCGGCAGGGTGAGGCCCAGGGaagggggtcgggggggggggaggcacggCTTCCCTCCCGATGTAGAGAGGTTTAGTTGTTtgcactggggtggggtggggtgggcgggtGAGGAGAGGGATGCCTGGCCAttgggtctcccccccccaaggccccTTGGTTCCTAGGACTCTTTAGAGAGGTTCCTGAGAAGGCTACTTTTTTTGGAGTTCGGCTTCCAAAATGCCCCATTGAACAAAAGCAACAAGGAAAGCCATGCCTTCCCCTTCTTCCTGTGgtcccaaatactgtacagtatagaaTCCTAAggtcatgaagttggaagggaccgaCAAGACCCTTGTTCACTGCAGGAGGAATGCAAAGGGTTCTTGCCAGGTCCGGTCACTGGGTCCCTGCTGGATCTGAAGCAAATGAATCTTGAGCACACCAGCCGCACGGGATGGCGCTCTTGATGCCTCGTCGTTGCTTCCCTCACCCTGGGCGGATACAGATTAAGATTTGCCTTGTGCACATAAAAAGTGCAAAGCCGTGATGAGGCAGGACACATTGTGTGGTAGTTCCAAGGACTGGAGGCGTAGCTTGAGGAAGGGGGGGGTCCTCACTTGCAGTGGGTGGTAGGGCGGAGGGAGCCTCCTGGCAGCATCCTGACGCCCCCCCCTTCGCCGTCCCTCCCC of Pogona vitticeps strain Pit_001003342236 chromosome 6, PviZW2.1, whole genome shotgun sequence contains these proteins:
- the RNASEK gene encoding ribonuclease kappa produces the protein MVSLLCCGPKMAACGIVLSVWGVIMLVLLGIFFNVHSAVLIEDVPTKEEDFKGGPSRIYGLYEQVSYNCFIAAGLYVLLGGFSFCQVRLNKRKEYMVR